The Equus quagga isolate Etosha38 chromosome 2, UCLA_HA_Equagga_1.0, whole genome shotgun sequence genome has a window encoding:
- the PCBD1 gene encoding pterin-4-alpha-carbinolamine dehydratase, translated as MAGKAHRLSAEEREQLLPNLRAVGWNELEGRDAIFKQFHFKDFNRAFGFMTRVALQAEKLDHHPEWFNVYNKVHITLSTHECAGLSERDINLASFIEQVAVSMT; from the exons ATG GCTGGCAAAGCACACAGGCTAAGTGCTGAGGAGAGGGAGCAGCTGCTGCCAAACCTGAGAGCTGTGGGGTGGAACGAGTTGGAAGGTCGAGATGCTATCTTCAAGCAGTTCCATTTCAAAGACTTCAATAGG GCGTTCGGCTTCATGACCAGAGTGGCCCTGCAGGCCGAGAAACTGGACCACCACCCCGAATGGTTTAACGTGTACAACAAG GTCCACATCACCCTGAGTACCCATGAGTGTGCAGGCCTTTCAGAGCGGGACATAAACCTGGCCAGCTTCATCGAACAAGTAGCAGTGTCCATGACATAG